GGCGGAGGGCGCTGTGCTGCTGGACGCCTCCACGGGGAAGGTCCTGTATGGGAAGAACCAGGATAAGCAGTTTTATCCTGCAAGCATTACGAAGATCATGACGGCACTGGTTGTTCTGGAACGGTGTGATCTGAAGGATAAGGTGACCTTTTCCTCCACTGCCACGACGAATCTGGAATCCGGGGCGGTATCTTTAGATATCACGGAGGGCGACGTACTGACTGTGGAGCAGTGTTTATACGGTCTCTTGCTCAAGTCGGCCAACGAGATCGGCAACGGCCTGGCGGAGCATGTAGCCGGCAGCGTCAGCGGGTTTGCAGACCTGATGAATGAAAAGGCAAAGGCCCTGGGATGCAGGAATACCCATTTTGCCAATCCTCACGGACTGAATGACTCTACTCACAAGACGACCCCCTATGATATGGCCCTGATCATGCGTGCGGCATTGGAAAATGCTACATTCCGGAAGATCGATACGACTACCTCCTACAGTTTCCCGGCCACGAAGAAGTCGGCGGCAAGGACTATCACCATGGGGCACAAGATGATGTATCCGTCGGATTCCCGTTATTATGAAGGAATTATCGGAGGAAAGACAGGATATACTTCACTGGCGGGGAATACACTGGTAACGGGCGTTGAGAAAAACGGAGTCCGTCTGATCGCCGTGGTCATGAAAGCCAGGAGCACTCAGTATACGGATACCAAAGCGATGCTGGATTATGGTTTTGAGCATTACGCTGCGCTGACAGGTGGCAATGGTTCGGCTGGCGGCGGGACTTTGGCGGGCCCATCCGCTTCTGCGGGAGATTCTGCCACAGGCAGTCAGGCTGCACCGGGCAGCCAGAGCGCGCAGAATGACCAGACTGGCACGGCAGGGGCAGCGGGGACTGTCGCAGCAGGCTGGAAACAGGATGCAGCCGGATGGTATTACATAAAGGCGGACGGTACGCGGGCAGCCAATGAGTGGCAGACCTTAGAGGGGGCTGACTACTGGTTTGACGGGAACGGATATATGGCGACCGGGTGGCGCAAGTTCACCAACGGGGCCTGGTATTATTTTGCCCCGGAGAATGGGAAGATGGTTTTTGGCAACTGGGTTCAGGACGGAGGCGCCTGGTATTATCTGGGAGCGGACGGCGTGCTGCTTATGAATACCACGACCCCGGACGGCAATCGGGTGGATGAAAACGGAATCTGGATCCAGCAGTAAAGGAGTGAGGCCGGTGAAGAAGGCAGAACAGAGTTTGCATAGTAAAAACGAAATGATTGAAAATACAAGAGCGGTGACAAAAAAACAGGCATCGGTGCGCAGATTGTGGAGCGCACTGGTGCCTGCCGCCATTATCTGTGTGCTGATCCTGGGCGGATGTAAAAGCGGAGTGGGAGAAGAACCGCCGGGAGCAGCTCCGGATGAGGCGGGGAACCCGGTGGCGGAGGGCAGTGCCGGCACGGAAGGAAGCTTTGGGCCAGAGCTTGGTGAAGCTGCAGAAAGAGGCCAGAACCCGGAGGATCGAGAGGGCATGGCAGAGGGCCCGGCAGCATCTTTGGAAGCGTCATCTGACTATATCCTCCCCGGCAGTGATCGGGAATTAGTGGAATGGGCGGACGTGAAGAGCCTGACAACAGAGCAGGTCCGGCTTGCCAGGAACGAGATCTACGCCCGCCATGGAAGAGGTTTTAAGTCCCAGGACCTGCAAGCTTATTTTGACGCCAGGCCATGGTATGAGAAGACCGTGGAGCCTGATGACTTCAGTGAGAGCCTGCTGAACGACTATGAGAAGCGAAATATCCGGTATTTGAAGGGGCTTGAGCCGGTGGATGGACTGCCGGGACTTTCGGATGCGCCGTCAAAGCCGGTCGTCGACCAGTACGGATATGAGGGCGGGCACTCGCTGCTGTCATTTGAGCTGAAGCCGGGTACTGTAAAGGACTGTGGGGAATATTATCAGGTGGACGCGGTATTTGCGCAGGCTATTGAGGCACCGGGCGATCTGTCCTATGGGGACCGGATAACGCTGGTATTCAATGAGCTGACTGGAGAGACAAAGACGCTGGAGTACCGGGAGGAAGGCCTTTATCCTTTGAATGAAGGCCCATATCCTTCGGTGTATTATTACAGGAAGCATGAAGATGGCAGTCCGGTTGTGCTCTATCAGGACAGTGACGACAGGGTGGATAAGCCTTTTTACGAAGGGCAGCTCTATATCCGTAAGGATGCCACGAAAGAGATTGATATTGAAAGACTGTCCGCTCCGGTCACGTATGAGGATCTGAATGGGGAATTTAACTGGTATAACGGCGTATTTTTTGACAGGAAGGGCTATGCGGTCCGCCTGGTATTTTACGGAGACTAAAGATGATGAAAGAAAAATTATATACGATCGAACTGACAGATGCGGTAAAGGCGGGAGACGAGTGCCTGTTCTGCTGGCTGGAGCGCAAGCTGGAACAGGAAAATCTGGAATTCGTGCTGGGTTCGTCCTATATGGAAAGTGACATCCGGGAGAAGACCAGTGAAAAAGGTTTTTGCCGCCATCACACAAAGATGATGTATGATTATGGAAACACTCTGGGCAACGCGTGGATTCTCAAATCCCGGATGGAACACATGAACCGGGAATTCAAGGAGCAGATGAAGCGGTATGGTCATGGAAGCAGCCCTAAGAAAACTGCCGGGAAGATATCCCTGTTTTCTGCCATAAAGGCAGGCGGCAGCAAAAATACCAGATCAGCTGTGGGAGAATGGCTGCTTTCGGAGGAGGATCATTGCTATATCTGCAGCCGGATGCAGGAAATCTATGGACGGATGCTGGATACGTTTGTGTATATGCTGCGGGAGGACGCTGCTTTTGGAGCACTTTTGATGGAGTCCAACGGTTTTTGCCTGCACCATTTTGCTGACGTTTTAGAGATCTGCGAGGAAAAATTGAATCCGGCGGAAAGAGAAGCGTGGGTACCCAGACTGGGCGGGCTGATGGAGAAGAATTTAGACCGGATCCAGGCAGATATTGACTGGCTGATCGAGAAATATGATTACCGCAACAAGGATGCGGACTGGAAGCAGTCGAAGGATGCGGTGCAGCGCACCATGCAGAAGCTGACCGGCGGACATCCGGCAGATCCAGTATTCCAGAACAGAAAATAGTGGAATAATCTGGCGGGGCTGGGAGATATTAATGAAAAGCAGAGAAAATAAAAGGAGGCTTTTCATTATGGATTTAAAAAGCAGCGAGACAGCAAAGAATCTGATGCGCGCATTTGCAGGCGAGAGCCAGGCCAGAAACCGTTATACATTTTCGGCGGGTAAGGCGAAAGCAGAGGGATATCCGGTGATCGGATCTGCCTTTTTGTTTACGGCGGAGCAGGAAAAGGAACATGCGGAAATCTTCTATAATTATTTAAAGGAGCTTTGCGGACAGAATATTTTTATTGACGGCGGTTATCCGGTGGACCAGTATGATAAAAGCCTGGACCTTTTAAAAGCGGCAAGACATAATGAGTATGAAGAATACCAGGATGTATACCGGAATTTCGGAAATATCGCGAAGGAGGAGGGCTTTAGCCAGATTGCGGGAACCTTCTATAAGGTTGCGGATATTGAGCGGATCCACGGAGACCGGTTCCAGATGTTCGCGGATTATTTAGAGCAGAACAAACTGTTTGTATCAGATGTGGAGACCGGATGGATGTGCCTCAACTGCGGCTACGTGTTTACCGGCACGCAGGCGCCGCCGAAATGTCCGGTATGCAGCCATGAGCAGGGATATTTTATCCGATTGGAGCTTGCGCCATATATCCGGTAAGCTTATAATAGATTTGATGCAGCGGTGAGGGTACTGACCGGTTGCGATTTGATTTGAATAATCCGGAGGACCGGAGGTTTGAGAGGCAGATACGAATGATAAACAGAGACGTGAAAGCGGTCATATTTGACCAGGATGGACTGATGTTCGACACAGAGCGCATATCGGTGGAGGCATGGCATTTGGTGGGAGAGGAGTGGGGAATCCACTTAGAGGAGGAATTCTTAAGTACCGTACGCGGCATGAATGTGCGGGATGCGGCAGAGCGGTTCCGCCAGGAGTTGGGCGGCTCTGTGGATTACGTGCGTTTTAAAGAGGAAAAGCAGGAGCGTTTTGAGGCCATGCTGAGGCAGCGGGGGATTCCGGTGAAGCCGGGCCTTAAGGAGCTTCTGGCATTTTTAAAGGAGCATGGCTACAAGATTGCCATGGCTACTGCCAGCACAAAAGAATATTCCCTGGAGAATTTAAGAGAAGCGGGGATTGAAGATTATTTTGATTATATCATTACCGGGGATATGGTGGTTCATGCAAAACCGGACCCGGAGGTGTTCTTAAAGTCTGCGGAGGCTCTGGGAGAAAGACCGGAAAACTGTATGGTTTTAGAAGACAGTTTAAACGGTCTGGAGGCAGGGCTCCGGGGTGGTTTTATCACGGTCATGGTGCCGGATCTGACCCAGCCCGACGAGGCGCTCCGCAGCCGGGTGGACAGTGTATGTTCATCCCTGTTTCAAGTAAAGGAATTGCTGGAGGGCGTATCTTAAGTGAGTTCATCTGTAAAAGTGATATCTGCACTGCTGGCGGCTGGAGCCGCGGGTGCAGCCGGAGGCCTGGCCCGTTCCCGCTATGAAAGGGACTGCCTGACCGTGGAAGAGACTGAGATCATATCCCCGAAGATAAAGAAAGCCAGGACGGTGGTTTTTTTGTCAGACCTGCATGATAAAGAGTTTGGAAGGGAAAATGAGAGGCTGTTCCAGGTTCTCCGTGACGTAAGGCCGGACCTGGTGTTGATCGGAGGCGACACCATGGTAGCAAAGGCCGGTGCTGCAAAGCTGGATGTGACGGAGCGGCTTCTTGACGGGCTTTGCAGGATACTGAAAGAGGATGGCTCTTCCGGCCCTGCCGCGTCCTTCCGGATATTCTACGGCAATGGGAACCACGAGCAGCGCATGCGCAGGGAACGTACGGTATATGGCAGCCTGTATGGAGAGTTTCAGGCGCTTTTGAAAGCGTATGGGATCTGTTATCTTTCCAACCGTACCGTACAGTCCGGGGACGACATCTGCATCAGCGGACTGGACATTGATCAGAAATACTACCGGGATCTGGTCCCGGCGAGGATGAAAGCAGAGTACTTGACGAAACACCTGGGAAATGCGGATCGCAGCCGCTTCCAGATCCTGATGGCGCATTCCCCGCTCTTTTTCGACGCCTGTGCGGATTGGGGAGCGGACCTTACACTTTCGGGCCATTTTCATGGAGGTACCATAAGGATACCCGGACTGGGCGGAGTGATGACGCCCCAGTACCAGTTTTTCCTGCCGGTATGCGCAGGAACATTCGAACAAAACGGCCGCTATATGATCGTCAGCCGGGGACTGGGTACCCACTCCATCAATATCCGTATTTTTAATAAACCACAGGTGGTCGTTGTGCGGTTAAGGCCGGAAAATGACTGATGATAAAGTTTTGGCTGTTGTAGAAATCCCTGTTCCCTTGAGTTTCCGCATTTTGCAGCGGCGGCGGGCGGCGGTTCGGATAAACTGGTTTTTGTGACTTTGCAGGTCTTTAGAAGCTGTTAGTCCTCAGGATTTTCTGTTCTGACAGCGGAAGGGGGTGTCTGAGCGTTAGCGAGTTGCCCTTTCCGCTGGCAGGTTTTTAAGAAAATTCTGAGGGCTTACAGATTCTTAAGACCGAAACCGGAACAAAAACCAGTTTATCCGAACCGCCGCCCGCCGCCGCTGCAAAATGCGGAAACTCAGGCTCTTCTTTATTTACAGAACAGGGGTTTTTTGTTATACTGGTAGATACGTGAGAATCCGGGAACAGCCCGGAATGGCGATTTTAGGGAACAGGACAGGAGCGTCATGGCAGTATCAATATCGTACAAGCTGGAAAAGTTTGAAGGTCCCCTGGACCTGTTGTTGCATTTGATTGATAAGAATAAGGTGGATATTTACGATATTCCGATCGTGGAGATCACCCAGCAGTATCTGGATTATATGAACCAGATGGATAAGGAAGACTTAAACATTGTCAGCGACTTCCTGGTGATGGCAGCCACCCTTCTGGACATCAAATCCCGGATGCTCCTTCCCGCCCCGGTGGATGAGGAGGGCGAGGAGGAAGACCCGCGTGCGGAGCTGGTGGCGCGTCTTCTGGAGTATAAGAAATACAAGATGATGGCGCAGGAGCTTGCCGACATGGAAGAGAATGCACAGGGACTGCTCTTCAAAGCGCCGACTGTGCCGAAAGAGGTGGCGAAATACGAGCCGCCGGTGGATCTTGACAATCTTTTAGATGGCCTGACGTTAGCGCGGCTGCAGCGGATCTTTGAGTCTGTGATGAAACGGCAGCAGGACAAGGTGGACCCGATCCGCAGCAGCTTTGGCACCATAAAAAAAGAGCCTGTGAGCCTTGAGGACAAGATCTTAAATGTGCTGGGGTATGCCAGGAAGCACCGCAGCTTCAGCTTCCGGCAGATGCTGGAGCGGCAGAGCGACAAGCTGGAAGTGGTCGTGACATTCCTGGCGATCCTGGAGCTGATGAAGATGGGGAAGATCCAGCTGACCCAGGAGCATACGTTTGACGATATGTATATCGAGACCCTGGAGGCTGAGGGAGAGGAAACAGAACTTGACCTGGAGGAAATTGCAGGTCTGGAGGGATAGATGGGAAGTTTATTTGAAGAGGATGATGATTTCGATCTGGCTGCCATAGAAGCGAGACATGCTGAGATGGAAGCGGAGGCGCTCCTGGACAAGCTGGACGCCGGAGCGGCGCCAGGTGATGCTGAAAAGGACCGTGAGGAAACTGGCGGGATATTCCCGGAGAGCGACTGGGAGGCGATTGTGGAAGCCGTGTTGTTTACCATGGGGAATTCTGTGGAGCTGCGTCAGCTGGCGGTCGCCATTGACCAGAGCGAAAAAGTGACGAGACGGATTGTAGAAAACCTGCAGAAGCGGTATGAGCTTGAAAACCGAGGGATGCAGATCATTGCCCTGGAGGACTCTTATCAGATGAGTACACGGGCCAGGTTCTATGAAAATCTGATCCGGGTTGCAGCGACGCCTAAAAAGCATGTGCTCACGGACGTTGTTCTGGAAACTCTGTCGATCATTGCGTACAAGCAGCCGGTTACAAAGATGGAGATATCCAAGATAAGAGGCGTGTCCTCCGACCATGCGGTGAACCGTCTGGTGGAGTATGGGCTGATCTATGAGGTGGGCCGTCTGGATGCACCGGGAAGGCCGGCACTATTTGCCACCACAGAAGAGTTCCTGCGGAGATTCGGCGTTGGGTCGGCGACCGATCTGCCGACCATGAACCCGGAGCAGGAGGAAGAGATCATTCAGGAAGTGGAAGAAGAGCTGCAGATGAAGCTGAATGAGGTTCCTGAGGAGGGAGAGGAAGTCTCTGAAGGGGAAATGCCTGCGGTAGAGGAGTTGGCGGAAGAGGCAGCAGCGTCAGCGGAGACGGTGGTCGCGTTGGAAGAGGCAGCAGCGTCTGAGGAGACGGAGACTCCTGCAGCAGGGACAGCCGGCAAGCGGCAGGAAACAGATGAGGATGAGAGGAGCAGCAGAGATGCCGAAGATCAGGATTAAATATTTTAATGACAACATAGAAAAACTCACATACATAGGTGGTAAATCGGACTGGATCGATCTGCGGGCGGCAGAGGATCTGGAGCTTGCAGCGGGAGAGTTCAAGCTGATCCCTCTGGGAGTTGCCATGGAGCTGCCAAAGGGTTATGAGGCGCATGTTGTTCCGAGAAGCAGTACATATAAGAATTTTGGGATTATTCAGACGAACCATATGGGTGTGATCGATGAGACCTACTGTGGGGATAATGACCAGTGGTTTTTCCCGGCTTATGCCATGCGGGATACGCAGATCCATGCAGGAGACCGGATCTGCCAGTTCCGTATTATGGAGCACCAGCCGGCGATTGTATTTGATGAAGTAGAGTCACTTGGACATGAGGACCGGGGCGGTCATGGAAGCACCGGCAGAAAGTAGAGAAAGCAGACTGACGTGGAACGATACGAGAGAGAGAATGAGGGGCGCAGGCGCAGCCAGACGATGTCTGGACAGCCGGAACGCAGGCGTGGTCAGACGGCATCCGCTCAGCCGGAACGCAGGCGTTTTCAACCGGAAACAGGAGATGCCAGGCAGGGACAGATGCCTTCCGGACAGGCAAGGGCGCGCGCCATGGCCCGGCGCAGGAGGAAACAGAGACAGCGCAGGATGATCCTGGGCAGTTTGCTGCTGGTGATTTTGCTGATTGCGGGCGGGACCAGCTTTGGCGTGGTCCATTACAGGAATTTAAAAGAGAAGCAGGCCTTCGCATCAGCAGGGATCGAGGCCATGGAGCAGGGCGATTATGAGGCGGCGATCGTAAGCTTTGACCAGGCGCTTTTAAAAGCGGACGGAAAGATCGGGGCCTTTGAAAAAGATGTATTACTTTACCGGGCCGAGGCAGAATATAAGCAGGAGGATTATCCGGCAGCAAAGAATACCTATGAGCTTCTTTTAAAAGAAGACAAAGACAATGCTGAATACAAAAAGGGCATGGTACTCTGTCTGGTAGAGGCAGGCGATTATGGAGCGGCGCTGGACTTAGAGGTGCTTCAGGGGACCGTTTACAACCGGATGGCGAAGGAACAGATCGAAGCCGGACAGTACGACCGGGCGCTGGAATACATTGAGCAGGGAAAGACATTTGCGGAAGAATCGGCGGGCAGGGAGCTTGCGTTCAATGAGGCGGCTGCCTGGGAGTACAAGCATGACTATGCAAAGGCCCTGGAGCTGTTTGAAGCATATGTGCAGAAATATGGCGCGGATGAGACCGCAGAACGGGAGATTGCCTTTTTAAAGACCCGCCAGGGCAGTCATTAAGGAGTATAGATGGCAGAACTTATAGAAGTAAAAGAAGTAGAAGAGCGAGTGATCCTGATCGCAGTCAGTTTAAGCGACGAGGATGATACGGCGGCCTCTCTGGACGAACTGGAGGAGTTAGTCAAGACAGCGGGAGCCGTGACCGTGGACAAGATGATGCAGAACCGGGAGCGGATCCATCCGGGAACCTATCTGGGAAAGGGAAAGATCGAGGAGGTTCGGGAGCGTATCTGGGAGCTTAACGCCACCGGAGTTGTCTGTGATGATGAACTCTCTCCGGCCCAGCTTCGGAATCTGGAGGATGCGCTGGATACCAAGGTCATGGACCGGACTATGGTCATCCTGGATATCTTTGCGGCAAGGGCTACCACCAGCGAGGGGAAGATCCAGGTAGAGCTGGCCCAGCTCAAGTACCGGGCAGCCCGGCTGGTGGGACTTAGAAGCTCCCTGTCCCGTCTGGGCGGCGGCATCGGGACCAGAGGTCCGGGTGAGAAAAAGCTGGAGATGGACCGTCGTCTGATCCATGAGCGGATCGGACAGCTGAAAGCAGAGCTGGAGGAAGTGAAGCGCCACCGGGATGTGATACGGAAACAGCGGGAAAAGGCCCACACGCCTGTTGCCGCGATCGTGGGCTATACTAATGCGGGGAAGTCCACACTGTTAAATCGTCTGACGGATGCAGGGATACTGGCGGAAGATAAGCTGTTCGCAACCCTGGACCCGACCACCCGCGGCCTGGAGCTGGAGAGCGGACAGAAGATTCTTCTGACGGATACCGTAGGATTTATCCGGAAGCTGCCCCACCATCTGATCGAAGCGTTCAAGAGCACGCTGGAGGAAGCAAAATACAGTGATATCATCCTTCACGTAGTGGACTGCTCCAACCCCAATATGGATATGCAGATGCATGTGGTGTATGAAACCCTGCGTGAGCTGGAAGTGGAGGACAAGATCATCGTCACGGTCTTCAATAAGACGGACAAAAAAACAGATGATGAATTTCCGAGAGATCTTAAGTCGGATTATCAGGTGCGGATCTCTGCAAAAACCGGGGAAGGATTAGGAGAGCTTATAGATACCCTGGAAAAGATCTTAAGAAGTCAGAAAGTGTATCTGGAACGTCTCTTTTCTTACCAGGAAGCGGGAAAGATTCAGACGATTCGGAAGTATGGGGAGCTGCTCTCGGAGGAGTACGAGGCGGACGGAATCGCCGTAAAAGCCTATGTTCCGGCAGAATTATTCGCCGGTCTGGTGACAAAACCGTGATGTCCCGTTGGACAGATCAGTTATAAGAAAATGTGATAAGACACAATATCTATGTTTCGCGTTTTTGAGCAAAACTAGATATTGTGTTTTCTTTTTGGCTCTGCTATAATCTATAACATAGCGCGATGATCGCGGTGAATTTTTTGGGAGTATTCGGTGGTTGAACCGGCAGGTGCGAAAGGAGAAAGGGATTTCATGATCAATGTAGTAAAACGCGACGGGGAAGTTGCGGAGTTTAGTCTGAATAAGATCACAGAGGCGATTAAGAAAGCATTTAAGGCTACGGGAAAGGATTACAACAACGAGATACTGGAGCTGCTGTCTCTGCGTGTGACCTCTGATTTCCAGGGGAAGATGCATGAGGGCAGTATTTCCGTAGAGCAGATACAGGACAGTGTCGAGCATGTGCTGGAGCAGACCGGTTATACGGATGTGGCGAAGGCTTATATTTTGTACCGCAAGCAGCGGGAGAAGATCCGCAACATGAAGACGACCATCCTGGATTACAAGGATGTGGTGAACAGCTACGTGAAGGTGGAAGACTGGCGTGTCAAGGAGAATTCCACTGTTACATATTCTGTGGGGGGACTGATCTTAAGCAACTCCGGTGCGGTCACTGCCAACTACTGGCTGTCTGAGATCTACGACCAGGAGATCGCGGAGGCACACCGCAATGCGGATATCCATATCCACGATCTGTCCATGCTGACCGGATACTGTGCAGGCTGGTCCTTAAAGCAGCTTTTGATCGAAGGGCTGGGCGGTATCCCGGGCAAGATCACCTCTGCACCGGCGAAGCATTTATCCGTGCTCTGCAACCAGATGGTGAACTTTCTGGGCATTATGCAGAATGAGTGGGCGGGCGCCCAGGCATTCTCTTCCTTTGATACCTATCTGGCTCCATTTGTGAAAGCGGACAACCTAACCTATCAGGAAGTAAAGAAATGTATTGAATCCTTCATTTACGGCGTCAATACTCCAAGCCGCTGGGGGACCCAGGCACCGTTCTCCAACATCACCCTGGACTGGACCGTTCCGAATGATATGGCGGAGCTTCCGGCGATCGTGGGCGGCAAGGAGATGGATTTTAAGTACAAGGACTGCAAACGCGAGATGGATATGGTCAATAAGGCATTTATTGAGACCATGATCGAGGGCGATGCCAACGGCCGCGGTTTCCAGTATCCGATCCCTACCTATTCCATTACCAGGGATTTTGACTGGTCAGACACGGAGAACAACCGGCTGCTGTTTGAGATGACCTCCAAGTACGGCACCCCGTATTTTTCCAACTATATCAACAGCGATATGGAGCCGAGCGATGTGCGCAGCATGTGCTGCCGTCTGCGCCTGGACCTTCGGGAGCTGCGCAAGAAGACCGGCGGATTCTTCGGTTCCGGCGAGAGCACCGGATCTGTAGGCGTTGTGACCATCAATATGCCGAGGATCGCATATCTTGCAAAGGATGAAGAGGATTTTTACGATAAGCTGGACAATATGATGGATATTTCGGCCCGTTCCTTAAGGGTGAAGCGGGAAGTGATCACGAAGCTTTTAAACGGCGGTCTGTATCCCTATACAAAGAGGTATCTGGGCAGCTTTGAGAATCATTTTTCCACCATCGGGCTGATCGGTATGAATGAGGTGGGCTTAAATGCCAGATGGATCGGAAAGGATATGACGGACCCGGAGACCCAGCAGTTTACCAAGGATGTGCTGAACCATATGAGGGAGCGTCTGGTGATGTACCAGGAGCAGTATGGCGACTTATATAACCTTGAGGCAACCCCTGCGGAGTCCACTACCTATCGTCTGGCAAAACATGATGTGAAGAAATACCCGGACATCAAGACAGCGGGCTGCAAGGGAGACACCCCTTACTATACCAACAGCTCCCATCTGCCGGTGGATTATACCGCGGACATTTTCGAGGCGCTGGATATCCAGGATCAGCTTCAGACCCTGTACACATCAGGGACCGTGTTCCATGCATTCCTGGGAGAGAAGCTGCCTGACTGGAAGGCCGCAGCAAAGCTGGTGCGGACCGTTGCGGAGAACTACCGCCTGCCGTATTATACGTTGTCGCCCACTTATTCGATCTGCAGGGACCACGGGTATCTGATCGGCGAGCACAAGACCTGTCCGATCTGCGGACGGGAAGCCGAGGTATACAGCCGTATCACCGGGTACTATCGTCCGGTGAAGAACTGGAACGAGGGCAAGACCCAGGAGTACAAGAACCGTACCGCATATGATGTGACTCACTCTGTCTTGAGGAAGAACCCGGAAGCTGCAAGGCAGCTGTCGGAGGCTCTGACCGGGAATGAAGGAGCAGTGGAGTCAGCTCAGTCCCGGACTGAGTCCGGCGCGTATCTGTTCACAACAAAGACCTGTCCTAACTGCAAGATGGCAAAGGAGTTTTTGAAGGATGTGGACTATAAAGTGGTAGATGCGGAGGAGAATCCGGAGCTTACCAGCCAGTTTGGCATTATGCAGGCGCCGACCCTGGTGATCGTGAAGGACGGGAAGGTTGAGAAGTTTGTAAATGCTTCTAATATCCGGAAGTTCACAGAAGCATGTGTGAAATAGGCAGGATTCCGATTTAAAAAGAAGGATCGCCAGAACCAAAACTACAGTGGATTTGACAGCACTGTAGTTTTGGTTTTTTGTTTTCTGTTTTAAGGAGTAAAAGAGTGACATCTATATTCCGTGATGGTATAATATGAACACTTAGTGAAGACAAAACAATATTTCAGAAAGGAATATCTGACATGGCACTGCTGCGTGAACTTTTTTTCACATTTGCAAAGATCGGGACCTTTACCTTTGGGGGCGGATATGCAATGATTTCGCTCATAGACCATGAGTGTGTGGAAAAGAAACAGTGGATCACCTCAGATGAGCTGATGGATATTACCGTGATTGCAGAGTCCACTCCCGGACCGATCGCGATCAACTGTGCCACCTATACCGGCTACAGGAAGGCAGGTGTCGCCGGAGCTGTGATGGCAACGCTGGGAATGATACTGCCGTCGTTTTTTATTATTCTGGTCATTTCCATGTGTATGGAGAATCTGCTGAAATATCCAGTAGTTGTAAGTGCATTTCGGGGGATTCGGGTAGCCGTAGGGTTCCTGATCGTTCGGGCGGCCGTAAAGATGATCTGCAAGATGCTTAAGAAATCTTCAGCAGATATCCCGGCCAGGATCCGAAGTGTCAGCTTTGTA
This portion of the Clostridium sp. AN503 genome encodes:
- the scpB gene encoding SMC-Scp complex subunit ScpB, whose product is MGSLFEEDDDFDLAAIEARHAEMEAEALLDKLDAGAAPGDAEKDREETGGIFPESDWEAIVEAVLFTMGNSVELRQLAVAIDQSEKVTRRIVENLQKRYELENRGMQIIALEDSYQMSTRARFYENLIRVAATPKKHVLTDVVLETLSIIAYKQPVTKMEISKIRGVSSDHAVNRLVEYGLIYEVGRLDAPGRPALFATTEEFLRRFGVGSATDLPTMNPEQEEEIIQEVEEELQMKLNEVPEEGEEVSEGEMPAVEELAEEAAASAETVVALEEAAASEETETPAAGTAGKRQETDEDERSSRDAEDQD
- a CDS encoding dUTP diphosphatase, with the protein product MPKIRIKYFNDNIEKLTYIGGKSDWIDLRAAEDLELAAGEFKLIPLGVAMELPKGYEAHVVPRSSTYKNFGIIQTNHMGVIDETYCGDNDQWFFPAYAMRDTQIHAGDRICQFRIMEHQPAIVFDEVESLGHEDRGGHGSTGRK
- a CDS encoding tetratricopeptide repeat protein — protein: MERYERENEGRRRSQTMSGQPERRRGQTASAQPERRRFQPETGDARQGQMPSGQARARAMARRRRKQRQRRMILGSLLLVILLIAGGTSFGVVHYRNLKEKQAFASAGIEAMEQGDYEAAIVSFDQALLKADGKIGAFEKDVLLYRAEAEYKQEDYPAAKNTYELLLKEDKDNAEYKKGMVLCLVEAGDYGAALDLEVLQGTVYNRMAKEQIEAGQYDRALEYIEQGKTFAEESAGRELAFNEAAAWEYKHDYAKALELFEAYVQKYGADETAEREIAFLKTRQGSH
- the hflX gene encoding GTPase HflX: MAELIEVKEVEERVILIAVSLSDEDDTAASLDELEELVKTAGAVTVDKMMQNRERIHPGTYLGKGKIEEVRERIWELNATGVVCDDELSPAQLRNLEDALDTKVMDRTMVILDIFAARATTSEGKIQVELAQLKYRAARLVGLRSSLSRLGGGIGTRGPGEKKLEMDRRLIHERIGQLKAELEEVKRHRDVIRKQREKAHTPVAAIVGYTNAGKSTLLNRLTDAGILAEDKLFATLDPTTRGLELESGQKILLTDTVGFIRKLPHHLIEAFKSTLEEAKYSDIILHVVDCSNPNMDMQMHVVYETLRELEVEDKIIVTVFNKTDKKTDDEFPRDLKSDYQVRISAKTGEGLGELIDTLEKILRSQKVYLERLFSYQEAGKIQTIRKYGELLSEEYEADGIAVKAYVPAELFAGLVTKP
- a CDS encoding ribonucleoside triphosphate reductase; the protein is MINVVKRDGEVAEFSLNKITEAIKKAFKATGKDYNNEILELLSLRVTSDFQGKMHEGSISVEQIQDSVEHVLEQTGYTDVAKAYILYRKQREKIRNMKTTILDYKDVVNSYVKVEDWRVKENSTVTYSVGGLILSNSGAVTANYWLSEIYDQEIAEAHRNADIHIHDLSMLTGYCAGWSLKQLLIEGLGGIPGKITSAPAKHLSVLCNQMVNFLGIMQNEWAGAQAFSSFDTYLAPFVKADNLTYQEVKKCIESFIYGVNTPSRWGTQAPFSNITLDWTVPNDMAELPAIVGGKEMDFKYKDCKREMDMVNKAFIETMIEGDANGRGFQYPIPTYSITRDFDWSDTENNRLLFEMTSKYGTPYFSNYINSDMEPSDVRSMCCRLRLDLRELRKKTGGFFGSGESTGSVGVVTINMPRIAYLAKDEEDFYDKLDNMMDISARSLRVKREVITKLLNGGLYPYTKRYLGSFENHFSTIGLIGMNEVGLNARWIGKDMTDPETQQFTKDVLNHMRERLVMYQEQYGDLYNLEATPAESTTYRLAKHDVKKYPDIKTAGCKGDTPYYTNSSHLPVDYTADIFEALDIQDQLQTLYTSGTVFHAFLGEKLPDWKAAAKLVRTVAENYRLPYYTLSPTYSICRDHGYLIGEHKTCPICGREAEVYSRITGYYRPVKNWNEGKTQEYKNRTAYDVTHSVLRKNPEAARQLSEALTGNEGAVESAQSRTESGAYLFTTKTCPNCKMAKEFLKDVDYKVVDAEENPELTSQFGIMQAPTLVIVKDGKVEKFVNASNIRKFTEACVK
- a CDS encoding chromate transporter, with amino-acid sequence MALLRELFFTFAKIGTFTFGGGYAMISLIDHECVEKKQWITSDELMDITVIAESTPGPIAINCATYTGYRKAGVAGAVMATLGMILPSFFIILVISMCMENLLKYPVVVSAFRGIRVAVGFLIVRAAVKMICKMLKKSSADIPARIRSVSFVAVSFGITLALDLQGIRFSTIYLIVTAGVFGYFLYFLQERKGAAS